The DNA sequence TGAACAGTGGAATGTGATACTACAAGTACATGTCTTTGCATTGTACACATTTACTTTGCTTTACACTTgtaagctgtcttggttactgggagtacaagaccaacagtctggtacaataaatttactaccagactgttaacaggcactgtcccttggtgcccCCTGTAATCAAGTCAATAATTCATGCCTTCTTTAATGCTTCGtacaattgttttcatttatataattattctattttAATCTCCCTGCattagcataaaacattcagaacaactggatcctacatgtacatgtgttttatacttgcatactgttactaaaatataattaaaccgatttgattacaattttaaatgtattcaCACAACACTATCATTATCTACTGTCCCAGAATCATGTGTGaagcagttgggttattttatttatcatgttaatttaaatcttgtctgtaatcagtatttcatatatgtgcagtgcagaaggaactctgaatgattgttatttattttcattgttacaaTTAATTGCTTGTTAAAACctgtacatgccccccccccccccccccccagtcatatcaattattatattttgagGCCAGAAACTATGTTCAGAGTTTAAAAACAAAGGGATATAATTGTGTAGAAAGTTGTATGTGCACGAAATCATTGGATTACAAAATTGTCAGGCCCGGAGTGAATGTGACGTATTGCAACAGGTCCTCGGTAAAGTCAATGTTTACACAGAATCGAATAAAGTGGATACTGACAGCATTATAGAGGGGTTAGGAGGCAAATTTAAGTAGGCAAATGTTGTTAGTGATAAATACTGACGAGTTATATTAATTGCGCGGCGGTTCAAAGCGAAACTCGAGATTTCTCCAAACAGCGTTTCATTCTTGTACGCTATGCTAacgcatagctcatggcttggtcaattaagtgaattttattgactttattgataaaatttcaaactcctgtggtaTGTCACAtgatcacaggtgcttgggtcataatatatgaatacacatctaaccttatacatatgtaaataatcaacatttttgattatttacatatgtataaggttagatgtgtattcatatattatgcCCAAGCACCTGTGATGCATGTAgttatgtttaattgttaatttgtatatatgttaccccgagggcccttgattggtaaataaataaatattcaatatacaATGGAATCACAACAGCGGCATTAACTTTGATTCCGGGACTATATATTTGATTAAGGTGTGTTACACCTCCTATATAGTCTGACATACTACAGTTGTTTTACCAGTTCCGAATTTTGACCAGTTCCGAATAGTTAAATTAGTAAAACATATAAATAGAATTAAAACAGAAGAGTAAAAATGCATCGATAGCCCTGTTATGAAGGTGGGTAATTGGTCGTTTAAGCAACATGAGTTGCTTGACTTTCTTCGATCAGGTCTGTTGGATTCGGACTATTTTTAGAAATGACCCACTTTCGTTTTATATATATCCTAGTCACTGCAACGCTTGTGCGAGAAGAATATGTCAGACGCGCGTGTTTTTAAAGCAGATTACGTGAAGTTTACACCAGCAAAAGTGAGTATCAAATCAGCCCTTTCAATCCCCAGAttcacaaaagaaaaagaattgaACTTATATAATCAATATTGGATTAATTTTGGCTTGTCATTTATGAGTTCCGAATAACTACACGAATATCCAATGAAATTTTTTCTGGGACATGATTAGCAACTTTGACATACATGCAGATTCTATCCTTGTGTCTGACacataaacaaactttaattaaGAGGTATgagttgtaaaaataaaatagtatatgatgATGAAAGACGATAGTTGTATAtagggggggggtgggggggggggggcagttcATGTATGGGCTACAGTTTTCACAAATGCAGCAATATCTAGCCCCAGTTTTAGTACTTAAAGCGAACAAATAATTAGGTTTCCACATGAGGTTACATCAAGATACACTGACATAAAAGAtatagtgaattttttttattttaggaGTAGTTAACTTGCAATGGAGAAAACTAAACCTGTGAAGCCAAAGGGAAGTCCAGTTATTCGTTCAGCTAGCAAGGTTAAAAAGAAGTATAGAAGAGGTTTTCCTTGTTCACCAACCAGGAATACAAGGGCTAAAAAGGCTCTATTTGAGGTACAAACAGGGAAGAGTATAAATAAAACTGCTGCAAAGTATGATCTATCCTTTTCCTTCCTCCAGAGAAGAGTAAGTGGGAAAGTATCAGTCCAAAGTAGAAATGGGCCAAAGCCTTTTTTATCACTTGATGAAGAAAATGTTATAGCTCATTATGTCAGTGAAATGGCATTAAGGGGTATGGGGCTAGGACCTTCAGATATATTAGATTTAGTGCAGAACTTTCTGAAAAAAGAGAAGCGCAAGAACATGTTTAAAGATAGTAGACCAAGCTATGCTTGGTATTATGGCTTTATGGCTAGACATACTGACAAACTGGAAAAGCGGAAAGAGACACTTCTAGAGGCTTCTCGTTCAAAAGTAACCAAAGACGTTGTAGATAAGTGGTTTGACCAATATACAGCATTTCTGTCGGAGCAGGACATGTTAGACACGCCCCACCGCATATTCAATGCAGACGAGACTGGGTTTACTATGGGGAGCAAAGCTGGTTCTGTTATTGGTCCATGTAGACAAAGGTATTCAGGTGATATTCCACACCTGTCAGGAGGGTCCACAAAGCAAAGGCTGACAGTAATGTACTGTGCTAATGCAGAGGGAGCAGTGTTACCCCCATTTTGTGTGTATCCAGGGCCTAAACCAACTGCCTATGACCCTTTGAATGGGGCGACAAGAGGAACAGTAATACACTACACTCGAAAGGGATGGATGGATTCAAACACTTTCTCTGCATTCATAGACCACTTTGATGAAAATGTGAGTAAAGCTGATCGGCCAGTGGTTTTACTAATTGACAGTGTTAGTTCTCATATCAATATGGATATATTTACCAAAGCAGCAACCAAGCAAATTGAGATCTACAGGTTAGTGCCTAACGCTACTCACCTTTTGCAACCTTTAGACAAGGGTGTATTTGGTCCGTTCAAAAAGGAATGGTATACTACAGTCCGAAAAAACACTAGATTAAACCCTGACAAACCTATTACCAAAAAGAACTTTGCAGCAAAGTTAAATGAAACATACCTTTCATTTTATAGGCCAAGTATTGTCATTGGAGCTTTCAAAGGCTCTGGCATATACCCTGTATGCAGACAGGCCATATCAAATGACAGACTTAAGCCATCTAAAACATTCACTGTCACAGATGAAGATAAAGAGGAGGAAGGACCTATAACATCCAGCAACACGGAGGAGAATAGGGTTCCAGAGAAAAAATCCGTAGCAGCAACAGAAGCTTTTGGGATGTATAGCGATGCTATAGGAACACCAACCAGGGAACGGTACGAGAGGAGAATTGAAGAAGGTTGGGATCTTGAAACTCTTTCTCCAGGCTTCAGTGTttataaaaaattgaaagagAAAACACACTCTTCTGTCTTGTCTGTGACAAGTCCAATAGATACACCCAAGGAGACAGCTAGTGTATCCCATGATGGTCAGGATATGGAACAGCAAACACCAAACTTTGGACTGGACTTGCTTGCTTCTGCTGCTCTGGAAAGTGGCCCTGAAGAAAGACAGAATGCTGGAATGATTAGTTCTCCAGAGAATACTGATACAGGAGTAGATGTTTCACCAGCCTTGTTAGAAGTAACCAGACTACCAAAAGCAACGAGGACTGATGCAAAATGTAAACCCAGAAAACTGTTAAGTTCTCTGCCATACAGCTTGACATCAGCTGGTGCCATAAGAGAAATGGCTTTGCATAAACTTGATTTTGCCAGAAAGAAAgcagaaaaagaaagaaatgcaAGGAAACGCTATTCACAGAAGAAAGCAAGAGAGGGTAAATCCAAGTCAGCTGTAGTTACATGTACCAAACGTCAAAGCCAAGTTAAAGTAAAGTGTTCAGCAAGAATTGCACAGGCAACAAAAAGGAAGAACAATAAGAAAGCTGCAGCAGCTAACTCTGGTACATCTGAAACAATATGTCCCATCTGCTCTGGTagttttgaagaagaaaatttGCTTCAAGTGGGAACAACATGGGTGGAATGTGATTCCTGTCAAAAATGGATGCACAAGGATTGTATTCCAATAGGTTATTCTGATGAAATGACATTCAATCCAGGCACTGCAGCTGTGGACTTTATCTGCCATCTTTGTGCCACTGAGGCGTCTTCATGTAATTAAGTTAATAAGATACAGAATGGTTTCTTTCCAATAAAGGTTTTGATCTTGTAAAAATAGGGGATACCTGCAAtagtaattaaaaaaacaaatttaaaaacattaagaCATATAAAAATTTTATGTGAATAACATTTCTGTAGGATTGTCTAAATATTATATACtcttattattttataatctgtaatttgaattttaatctgtcattttttcAGAAAGCCAAAACAGGACATGTAGAGATTGGTGAAAGTGCAGAAATATGGATTAAGAATTCAGTTATTAAAGGTTACCATGTGTATGAAATTCGACCACCTACTGTTGCCATGTCAACAAACCGGCTTATGGTTGACTTAGAGTATACAAATATTGTTGATCCTCATGCATCTCTTGTTTGGGTACCAGAGCTATCTACATTTCCTAATGAGCTGCATGAAATAACAACAGATGCTAAAAGACATCTTCAGTTAAAAGATATTGCAGGTTTGCCAATAGGACATGCCCCAAGAGGATTAGGTTTTGTTTTTCGACAATTAATAGAGAAGGGATGCAGAGTAGAGGCTATTGCACTGGGGGATCCATGTCCCAGTTTCCCCCCTTGGCCTCCAGTTATGGAGAAGGGAGGTGGTGTTGTCATACCATGTGATTATATTATTTCGTCAGTGTCTAAAGATTATTTGAATGAAGCCAAAGAACTCATAATCAGTACACTAAGTAACATGCCTGAGCGAGAAGCTATGGCAGTAGACATTGTATTTACTTAAGTTTCTAAATAGTGAGCATTTTGTGTTGTATATTGAAGGTTTCAAGACACttaattatgtttttttttcttaaccAAAACAGGATTTTAAATATCAGAGAATTTAGAATTTCATGAGCAAATGTTTCAATTATAAAGACATATGAAATTTGCATAACAATGATACAATGCCATTTGGCATgtggtataaaaatagaagaatcTAGTCAGTTATTTTTTCAGCATTGTTTTAATTGTGTAAAATTGTTTTGATAATAAAAGGTTTAATGCACATATGTATTTTCTGGCAATTTTAAGATATTACTTTGCATAACAGTGATTGCACATGTAAATGGGAGATACTTGAACTCAAAATATCAAAGGATACCCTGGACATATCAACAGAACAGTATATTACAGGATATCTTTGCACTGGGGTCGATTTGTGTGGTAACCGATAACGTATTCGGAACTCATCGGGTTATTCGCAACAGGTAAAACGGCGACCTAGGTTTGTTGGCGCAATAcatatttctcaaaataaatattacatgttgATAACTTGTATTAGAATCCACAGACATAGAAGTAATTTTACCATACAGTTTCGATTTTAAATAACCATTAATTGTGCTGTCAGCAGTGACCAACCGTAACCCTATTCGGAACTGGTAAAACGACTGTATAGGCCACTGTGATCAGGGCATGCGACTCAAATTTTGAGTTCTTTCATCAACTTCTTAATCGTTAATCGTTTCCATGTAGCTACAATAACACTTCGCACAAATACACACTGTGTTCAAGTCTGACTATGTTGCATTTAAAATTACATATCACATGTACTTTTACCTTTGCTCGTATGAAGTCTGGATTTCTCGCAGACGTTCCGTCATCATTGTTTATCAATCTTCAACGTTCGCGCTAATGGAATCACATGACTGAATTGACAGCATTTCATTGGCTGTAAAGGAGCTCTGTCTCCGAGCCCGATCTAAATAAATCAACGCtgggctctctctctctctctctctctctctctctctctctctctctctctctctctctcaaattttGATCcagttgtctgtctgtctgtaaactttttacattttcatcggACATCTTCTCCAGAACGTACACGTACAGTACATCCTTGGCattgaatacatgcatatatatatatatataatggggACTTCAAAGCCTGCTGTGTTCATTTCATGAGACCTGTAACTTGCAAATGGGGGACGGGTGGGGGTAATTAGCATTTATTAAGATAGGGTgtggtaatttaaaaatcttaagaaccacaCTGGGCCTAAGCGAGctttaatttattatttagTGGTAACactaaataaatttcataattctgcACCATATATTAATTAGATATTTGTAtctttctgaaagtttgcaaaCGTTTTACAAGAGTCTTGTGGGccttgacagaggtgttagcgcGCAGCGACATATATATAGGATATGGGTATCTAGAGAATAGTTCTAAAGAGCACAGTCTTGTGATAGTTGgacttttgttttattattttacattataCTTTGATTTAATCCAGAttctcattcattcattcatgcTTGCATTCATTCATGCGCAGCGCTACTAACTACAgttttgtgtgtatgtgtttaaaTAAACCTAAACACCCCTATTTCTTATAATGGTTAAGTCCAGGTCTCAGGTATTGAATAGCCTAGGTGAAAGTATGTACATTTTAATAGGTAATGTACTGGGTTTAAATTTCTATTGGCTGGTTATTTGTATTTTGGCCAATGGTAGACCCTGGCGGGAATTTCAGGGTGcttgcaggtttttttttttttttcaaagtgagtAGTTAGTGAGTTGCTAGACCAGGAGAAGAATAGTTTGTCTTACATAGGTGTGACTACATTTTATAAATCTAAAAGTACTTGGATTGTTCTATACAACACCTTTACCTGTAAGTAAAATaagctatttttaaaaatctataaaatcaCTTATTTAATTCTATATAAGTAATTAATGAATGAGAAAAGTGATATTTTAAATCAATTGCCAAACTTGTATGAAAGAGAAGAATGGAAGCTGTTAAATGTTATGAATATCTATTCAGCTATTgcaagtttttattttaattcatgtaTCCTTAAATAAGAAGGGTTTGTGAATATTGTTATAATTGCTGTTTTAATAGGTCAGTATATATAAAGCCCAGTTTTGAGCCAACACTGTATAAGGGGCTAACTCGGTTCCATAAACCGGTAtgtaatgtacatataattgACCTAATCTAATTACTATATTTTAATCACAGAAATAATGTAAACTATAAATTAATGGCCTAAacattaatttctattaattgaatgttctgtgtatttgttattgttgaaATATCATGTCTTAGTATTGTCTttgtgttgtttgtatgtttatat is a window from the Ostrea edulis chromosome 5, xbOstEdul1.1, whole genome shotgun sequence genome containing:
- the LOC125669208 gene encoding uncharacterized protein LOC125669208; its protein translation is MEKTKPVKPKGSPVIRSASKVKKKYRRGFPCSPTRNTRAKKALFEVQTGKSINKTAAKYDLSFSFLQRRVSGKVSVQSRNGPKPFLSLDEENVIAHYVSEMALRGMGLGPSDILDLVQNFLKKEKRKNMFKDSRPSYAWYYGFMARHTDKLEKRKETLLEASRSKVTKDVVDKWFDQYTAFLSEQDMLDTPHRIFNADETGFTMGSKAGSVIGPCRQRYSGDIPHLSGGSTKQRLTVMYCANAEGAVLPPFCVYPGPKPTAYDPLNGATRGTVIHYTRKGWMDSNTFSAFIDHFDENVSKADRPVVLLIDSVSSHINMDIFTKAATKQIEIYRLVPNATHLLQPLDKGVFGPFKKEWYTTVRKNTRLNPDKPITKKNFAAKLNETYLSFYRPSIVIGAFKGSGIYPVCRQAISNDRLKPSKTFTVTDEDKEEEGPITSSNTEENRVPEKKSVAATEAFGMYSDAIGTPTRERYERRIEEGWDLETLSPGFSVYKKLKEKTHSSVLSVTSPIDTPKETASVSHDGQDMEQQTPNFGLDLLASAALESGPEERQNAGMISSPENTDTGVDVSPALLEVTRLPKATRTDAKCKPRKLLSSLPYSLTSAGAIREMALHKLDFARKKAEKERNARKRYSQKKAREGKSKSAVVTCTKRQSQVKVKCSARIAQATKRKNNKKAAAANSGTSETICPICSGSFEEENLLQVGTTWVECDSCQKWMHKDCIPIGYSDEMTFNPGTAAVDFICHLCATEASSCN